Proteins encoded within one genomic window of Camelina sativa cultivar DH55 chromosome 19, Cs, whole genome shotgun sequence:
- the LOC104764847 gene encoding uncharacterized protein LOC104764847, with amino-acid sequence MGAGRKTESYILAPDGQYISGYGPMCVRNLKKGDLCGVIFGCKFSTIKECYAKNLFGLPAPHMAYIKNIDPGLTLFLFNYSDRTLHGIFEAASEGKLNIDPKAWSPNGTDPSPYPAQVKVRVRVRCEPLPEEKFSPVISENYKDEKMFWFELDRGQTNKLLRLFSPSPSVRAPSTSKEVVAPPRKPIPASSLAQIGEAGATRVDKWSNLFKPSDEHSSQACKGVESSTSASQVPSFSQDSGGFRNASKEGEDVKVNPYHHQQNIHPTQKGTSTTANNRIGCSISKEDPAEDTYSVIDWDAASSFQVHLDGLNKILEDPKDKDGLQSFVVGNMGAASSSMVPNSWEDEKISWDFEERSIAKSPCGSSYVSATTGDVVDDIGRMDHFKMETGSPTFVDILTEILSEVKELKHTQMKQAERMITLEMELLESRREILWLKGSNGSF; translated from the exons ATGGGTGCAGGGAGGAAGACAGAGAGCTATATATTGGCTCCGGATGGTCAATACATATCAGGATATGGACCTATGTGTGTCAGGAATCTTAAGAAGGGTGATCTTTGTGGGGTTATATTTGGATGCAAGTTCAGCACTATCAAAGAGTGCTATGCTAAGAATTTGTTCG GTTTACCAGCCCCTCACATGGCATATATCAAGAACATTGATCCTGGTTTGACGCTATTCCTGTTCAACTACAGTGACAGAACACTTCACGGGATCTTTGAAGCTGCTAGTGAAGGAAAACTTAACATTGATCCCAAAGCTTGGTCTCCAAATGGGACTGATCCAAGTCCATATCCTGCTCAG GTAAAGGTCCGAGTCCGAGTGCGGTGTGAGCCCTTGCCTGAAGAAAAGTTCAGCCCAGTAATTTCGGAGAACTACAAGGATGAAAAGATGTTTTGGTTTGAACTAGACCGAGGTCAGACAAACAAGCTGCTCCGTTTGTTTTCACCATCACCATCTGTAAGGGCACCATCGACATCTAAAGAGGTTGTAGCACCACCCAGAAAGCCAATTCCCGCATCTTCTCTTGCACAGATAGGTGAGGCAGGAGCAACACGTGTTGATAAGTGGAGCAATCTGTTCAAACCTTCAGATGAACATTCATCTCAAGCATGTAAAGGTGTTGAATCTTCGACATCTGCTTCTCAAGTTCCGTCTTTCAGCCAAGACAGTGGAGGTTTCAGAAATGCTTCAAAGGAAGGTGAAGATGTCAAAGTGAATccttatcatcatcaacaaaataTCCATCCAACACAAAAGGGAACCTCTACTACAGCTAACAATAGAATAGGATGTAGCATTAGCAAGGAAGATCCTGCTGAGGATACATATTCAGTCATCGATTGGGATGCAGCATCTTCCTTTCAAGTCCATCTAGATGGACTGAACAAGATTTTGGAGGACCCTAAGGATAAGGATGGTCTCCAGAGCTTTGTTGTGGGTAACATGGGAGCAGCGTCTTCATCGATGGTGCCTAATTCTTGGGAGGATGAGAAGATTTCCTGGGACTTTGAGGAAAGAAGTATAGCTAAATCTCCCTGTGGATCCTCCTATGTTTCCGCCACTACAGGAGATGTGGTTGATGACATCGGACGTATGGATCATTTCAAGATGGAAACGGGATCCCCCACCTTCGTAGATATATTGACTGAG ATATTATCGGAAGTCAAGGAGTTGAAGCATACTCAGATGAAACAAGCTGAGAGGATGATTACTTTGGAGATGGAGCTG CTTGAATCAAGAAGGGAGATACTTTGGCTAAAAGGGAGCAATGGAAGTTTTTAA